Proteins from a genomic interval of Medicago truncatula cultivar Jemalong A17 chromosome 3, MtrunA17r5.0-ANR, whole genome shotgun sequence:
- the LOC112420477 gene encoding uncharacterized protein isoform X3: MFEEHYQHPRLSPMGPSRLPLPPQMERKLLHEKKRKEQEVESTKEDLLHGKKPKEQKVESTEGDLLYDGEKPKEFECPVYAETLKVYNKLKDIDTIDLKWCPIIPDKHAYLKHEKKFAELFKKHEEKKKRWMLIEEEKERLGKGKRGAVTDKLKPCYAMLLA, translated from the exons ATGTTTGAG GAACATTACCAGCACCCTAGACTCTCCCCAATGGGCCCTTCACGATTGCCGCTGCCACCGCAAATGG AAAGAAAACTTCTTCATGAGAAGAAGCGGAAGGAGCAAGAAGTAGAAAGCACAAAGGAGGATCTTCTCCATGGGAAGAAGCCAAAGGAGCAAAAAGTAGAAAGTACCGAGGGAGATCTGCTTTATGATGGTGAGAAGCCAAAAGAATTCGAATGCCCGGTTTACGCAGAGACATTGAAAg TCTATAACAAGCTGAAAGATATAGATACAATAGACCTCAAGTGGTGTCCAATTATACCCGATAAG CATGCATACTTGAAGCATGAGAAAAAGTTTGCTGAACTCTTCAAGAAGcatgaagagaaaaagaagcgGTGGATGctgattgaagaagaaaaagagcgTCTTGGGAAAGGGAAAAGAGGAGCTGTTACTGATAAGTTGAAACCATGTTATGCTATGCTCTTGGCCTGA